The following DNA comes from Microbacterium wangchenii.
CGAGGCCTGCCGGAAGAGGATCGACGATGACTCCCGTTCTGCCCCTGCCCGATTTCACCCACGAGCGCGTGGAGGTGAGGACCGGGGAGCGCAGCGGACTGTTCCTCGCCGTCGCCCTCCACTCCTCCGCGCTCGGACCCGCTCTCGGCGGCGCACGCGTGTGGACGTATCCGCACTGGAGCGACGCGCTGGGCGATGTGCTCCGCCTGTCGGCGGCCATGACCCTCAAGAATGCCGCAGCGGGCCTGGACGCCGGTGGCGGCAAGGCCGTCATCGGTCTCCCCGAGGGAACCGTGCTCGATGCCGAACGCCGGCGCGCGGCCTTCCTCGATCTGGGCGATGCCGTGGAGTCGCTCGGCGGGCTCTACCGCACCGCCGAGGACGTGGGCTCCACCGCCGACGACATGCTCGTGGTGCGCGAGCGCACGGCGTCGGTGGTCGGGCTCCCGGATGCCGCGGGCGGCTCGGGCGAGCCGGCCGGACCGACCAGCGTCGGGGTCTACGAGGCGCTGCGGGCGTGTCTCGAGCGCGTGACCGGGTCGCCCGAAGTGACCAACCGGCGGATCACGATCTCCGGGCTCGGCCAGGTCGGCAGCCGCCTGGCCGTCCGCCTGTCGGCCGAGGGCGCCGTGCTTCACGTCACCGACGTCAACCCGGCGAAGCGTCACCTCGCGGCGGAGCTGGGCGCGACCTGGGTGGCTCCCGGCGAAGAGCACCTCGTCGCCGCCGACGTTTTCGTTCCCGCCGGCATCGGCGGGCTCCTCACCGAGGAGGTCATCGACGCGCTGCACGCCCAGGCGGTGTGCGGTCCGGCGAACAATCCGCTCGCCGACCGCTCAGGAGCCGAGCGGCTCGCCGGCCGCGGCATCCTGTACGCCCCCGACTTCGTCGTCAACGCCGGCGGGGTGATCTACCTCGACGCCACGGACAAGCACGCGGGCGATCGCGCACAGATCATGGCGCGCGTCGCGGCCATCGGCGACACCGTGCGCCGCGTGTTCGACGAGGCCGAGGCGCGCGGGGTCAGCCCGCTCGCCGCCGCGGAAGCCGTTGCGGCGGAACGGCTGAGCGCCGGAGCGTCCCGCAGCGCGCTCGTCGGCTGACGGTCCCGGTGACGGGCGGCCCGGGCGGGCAAGACCGGGCCCGCCGCGCGGGGCCGGGTCACGCTTCGCGCGCGGCGCCGCCCTCCATGGCCACGATGCGGTGGTCCTGGTCGTGGCTGAGGGGCGTGCGGAGGAACACGTCGTCCGTGGGCAGTCGCAGGTCGAATCGCCGATACGCCGCCACCCGGAGGCTTCCCTTGGCCAGGCTCGCCTCGAGGACGTGAC
Coding sequences within:
- a CDS encoding Glu/Leu/Phe/Val dehydrogenase family protein; this encodes MTPVLPLPDFTHERVEVRTGERSGLFLAVALHSSALGPALGGARVWTYPHWSDALGDVLRLSAAMTLKNAAAGLDAGGGKAVIGLPEGTVLDAERRRAAFLDLGDAVESLGGLYRTAEDVGSTADDMLVVRERTASVVGLPDAAGGSGEPAGPTSVGVYEALRACLERVTGSPEVTNRRITISGLGQVGSRLAVRLSAEGAVLHVTDVNPAKRHLAAELGATWVAPGEEHLVAADVFVPAGIGGLLTEEVIDALHAQAVCGPANNPLADRSGAERLAGRGILYAPDFVVNAGGVIYLDATDKHAGDRAQIMARVAAIGDTVRRVFDEAEARGVSPLAAAEAVAAERLSAGASRSALVG